The following proteins come from a genomic window of Mycobacterium sp. DL:
- a CDS encoding FAD-dependent oxidoreductase translates to MDRTDPLRQTLPAHPGLPDAAALDRVPRVVIVGAGIAGLAAATGLSERGVSVDVVEAGDHLGGRVSGWTENLADGTSTAMNRGFHAFFRQYYNLRSLLRRADPHLSALTPVDDYPLVDATGRLDTFRGLPRTPLLNALVFALRSPTFRLRDMVRLDARAAAPLATVSVPETYHELDDVDAGTFLRDINFPDAAQHLAFEVFARSFFALPENLSAAELVTMFHIYFLGSSEGLLFDVANSNFDVALWNPLQQYLESRGVRFHTGQPVESLSLGSDVHVTCKDGATFAADAVVLATDVAGLRQIVAASPGVGDDDWRARVAELDNAPPFVVLRLWLDRPVRSDRAPFMGTGGRPPLDNVSVLERYEREAALWAARTGGSVVELHAYSVTESDDRVRDALVARMHELYPETAAASIVGEKLIRRQDCPSLAPGDFARRPDVQTPESRVMLAGDGIRIDVPVALMERAATTGWVAANRLLESFGLAGHVLHTVPNHGRSALLRKLAARGGGRPR, encoded by the coding sequence GTGGATCGAACAGATCCACTGCGCCAGACACTGCCGGCCCACCCCGGACTCCCTGACGCCGCGGCACTCGACCGAGTTCCGCGCGTTGTCATCGTCGGCGCAGGCATCGCCGGACTCGCCGCGGCCACCGGGCTCAGCGAGCGCGGCGTCAGCGTCGACGTCGTCGAAGCGGGGGACCACCTCGGCGGACGGGTCAGCGGATGGACCGAGAACCTCGCCGACGGGACGTCGACGGCGATGAATCGTGGCTTCCACGCATTCTTCCGGCAGTACTACAACCTGAGATCGTTACTGCGCCGCGCAGATCCGCACCTGAGCGCCCTGACCCCGGTCGACGATTACCCGTTGGTCGACGCGACAGGACGCCTGGACACGTTCCGCGGATTGCCGCGAACGCCACTGCTCAATGCACTGGTGTTCGCGTTGCGAAGTCCGACGTTCCGACTGCGCGACATGGTGCGCCTCGACGCCAGGGCCGCAGCGCCGTTGGCGACGGTGTCGGTGCCGGAGACGTACCACGAACTCGATGACGTCGACGCCGGGACATTCCTGCGCGACATCAACTTCCCGGATGCGGCACAGCATCTCGCGTTCGAGGTGTTCGCCCGTAGTTTCTTCGCGCTGCCGGAGAATCTGTCGGCAGCCGAACTGGTCACGATGTTCCACATCTACTTCCTCGGCTCGAGCGAAGGTCTGCTCTTCGACGTCGCGAACTCCAACTTCGATGTGGCACTGTGGAATCCGTTGCAACAGTATCTGGAGTCCCGCGGGGTGCGATTCCACACCGGGCAACCCGTCGAGAGCCTCTCGCTGGGCTCGGACGTTCACGTGACGTGCAAGGACGGCGCCACATTCGCCGCAGACGCGGTGGTGCTTGCCACCGACGTCGCCGGACTGCGCCAGATCGTCGCCGCCTCGCCGGGCGTCGGCGACGACGACTGGCGGGCCCGGGTGGCCGAGCTCGACAATGCGCCGCCCTTTGTCGTGTTGCGGTTGTGGCTCGATCGCCCGGTGCGGTCCGATCGTGCACCGTTCATGGGCACCGGCGGCCGTCCGCCGCTCGACAACGTCAGCGTGCTGGAGCGCTACGAACGTGAAGCCGCTCTGTGGGCGGCACGGACCGGCGGTTCGGTCGTGGAACTCCATGCGTACTCCGTCACCGAATCCGACGACCGGGTGCGGGATGCGTTGGTGGCGCGCATGCACGAGCTCTACCCCGAAACCGCGGCCGCGTCCATCGTCGGCGAGAAGTTGATACGTCGGCAGGACTGTCCCAGCCTCGCACCGGGCGATTTCGCCCGGCGGCCCGACGTGCAGACACCGGAATCACGAGTGATGTTGGCAGGGGACGGTATTCGTATCGATGTCCCGGTGGCCCTGATGGAGCGTGCGGCGACCACGGGATGGGTTGCCGCCAACCGCCTCCTCGAGAGCTTCGGGCTGGCAGGCCATGTCCTGCACACGGTTCCCAATCACGGTCGATCGGCGCTGCTGCGCAAACTGGCGGCGCGGGGAGGAGGCCGGCCTCGATGA
- a CDS encoding TetR/AcrR family transcriptional regulator, with the protein MAAPDKPQRRRRRADGEMSRNRILDAATEIATERGYEGTSIGAVSAKCELPASSIYWHFKDKDDLIAAVIERSFGNWLKVWQMPADVVARDRLMEVAVGTAKAVMDSPDFLRLGLMLALERRPVEPKARAMFVQVREQAFAALSASIRDLALGLSEAQVGQLATYAIAGADGLFIAKEVGGDSVDVVALFTLHGQAIYDTALRMIEENNL; encoded by the coding sequence ATGGCCGCGCCAGACAAACCCCAGCGCCGTCGTCGGCGAGCGGACGGCGAGATGTCCCGCAACCGGATCTTGGACGCTGCCACCGAGATTGCGACCGAGCGTGGCTACGAGGGCACCAGCATCGGCGCGGTCAGCGCGAAATGTGAACTGCCGGCCAGTTCCATCTACTGGCATTTCAAGGACAAGGACGACCTGATTGCCGCCGTCATCGAGCGCAGCTTCGGCAACTGGCTGAAGGTATGGCAGATGCCCGCGGACGTCGTGGCCAGGGATCGTCTGATGGAGGTGGCGGTCGGTACGGCGAAAGCGGTGATGGACTCGCCCGACTTCCTCCGCTTGGGTCTGATGCTCGCGCTGGAACGGCGGCCGGTCGAACCGAAGGCGAGGGCGATGTTCGTGCAGGTTCGTGAACAAGCCTTCGCGGCCTTGTCGGCGAGTATCCGCGATCTGGCGCTGGGATTGTCCGAGGCTCAGGTCGGCCAGTTGGCGACGTATGCGATCGCCGGTGCGGACGGGCTGTTCATCGCCAAGGAGGTCGGAGGCGACAGTGTCGATGTGGTCGCCTTGTTCACCCTTCACGGCCAGGCCATCTACGACACCGCGCTGCGCATGATCGAGGAGAACAACCTCTGA
- the idi gene encoding isopentenyl-diphosphate Delta-isomerase → MNSVQTQELVVLLDDAGRSIGAAPKSEVHHGATPLHLAFSCYLFDDTGRVLLTRRALAKRAFPGIWTNSFCGHPGPDESMPGAVTRRAHEELGVDVTELRCVLPDFRYRAVDAGGVVENEICPVFCARAVGPVAVDPDEIMDTAWVEWEQLCTAVQLPWAISPWAIAQVPLLDGAGIGRRNQDLSS, encoded by the coding sequence ATGAACTCCGTTCAGACCCAGGAGCTGGTGGTTCTCCTCGACGACGCGGGCCGCAGCATCGGTGCGGCGCCCAAGTCGGAGGTGCATCACGGCGCGACGCCGCTGCACCTGGCGTTCTCCTGCTACCTGTTCGACGACACCGGCCGGGTGCTGCTCACGCGGCGCGCGCTGGCCAAGCGTGCCTTCCCCGGCATCTGGACCAACTCCTTCTGCGGCCATCCGGGTCCCGACGAATCGATGCCGGGCGCGGTCACCCGCCGGGCTCACGAGGAGCTCGGGGTGGACGTCACGGAACTGCGCTGTGTGCTTCCCGATTTCCGGTACCGCGCGGTTGATGCCGGCGGCGTCGTGGAGAACGAGATCTGCCCGGTTTTCTGTGCCCGGGCAGTCGGCCCGGTGGCCGTCGACCCCGACGAGATCATGGACACCGCGTGGGTGGAGTGGGAGCAGCTGTGTACCGCTGTGCAGTTGCCATGGGCGATCAGCCCCTGGGCCATCGCGCAGGTCCCGCTGCTCGACGGTGCGGGCATCGGGCGACGGAATCAGGACCTCAGCTCGTAG
- a CDS encoding universal stress protein, producing MSTPPAPLGILVGVDGSPASRVAIDWAARDAAMRHVPLTLVHVLPGAAVQAWIQVPLPAGFIEDEQAAAREILSEAQAVVHAAVGEAGEVRVEEKVISGQPIPALADLTKDADMIVVGSRGLGKWERRLLGSVSIGLVQHSHCPVAVIHDEDPLIPHPAQAPVVVGVDGSPASEHATAVAFDEASRRGVDLVAVHTWSDAGYALPGSGWNEIEPEEELLLAERLAGWRERYPEVAVRRSVHRDQPGRRLLEEAEQAQLLVVGSHGRGGFAGMLLGSVGSQVVQSVRIPVIVARRS from the coding sequence ATGTCCACCCCACCAGCACCCCTCGGCATCCTCGTCGGAGTCGACGGCTCACCTGCGTCGCGAGTAGCCATCGACTGGGCAGCCCGCGATGCAGCGATGCGTCACGTTCCGCTGACACTCGTGCACGTGCTGCCGGGGGCTGCCGTGCAGGCCTGGATCCAGGTCCCGCTGCCGGCAGGCTTCATCGAGGACGAGCAGGCGGCCGCCCGCGAAATCCTTTCTGAAGCACAGGCTGTCGTGCACGCCGCAGTCGGGGAAGCCGGCGAGGTCCGCGTGGAGGAGAAGGTGATCTCCGGGCAGCCGATTCCGGCGCTGGCGGATCTGACGAAGGACGCCGACATGATCGTCGTCGGCAGTCGCGGACTGGGAAAGTGGGAACGGCGACTGCTCGGGTCGGTCAGCATCGGCCTGGTCCAGCATTCTCACTGCCCTGTGGCTGTCATCCACGACGAGGATCCGCTGATCCCACACCCGGCGCAGGCTCCCGTGGTCGTGGGCGTCGACGGTTCTCCTGCCTCCGAGCACGCCACCGCGGTCGCCTTCGACGAGGCCTCTCGCCGCGGGGTCGACCTGGTAGCCGTGCACACCTGGAGCGACGCCGGCTACGCACTGCCCGGCTCGGGGTGGAACGAGATCGAACCCGAGGAGGAACTGTTGCTGGCCGAGCGGCTGGCAGGCTGGCGGGAGCGTTATCCCGAGGTGGCCGTGCGCCGCTCGGTGCATCGTGACCAGCCGGGCCGCAGGCTCCTCGAGGAGGCCGAACAGGCACAGCTGCTGGTCGTGGGCAGTCACGGTCGCGGCGGTTTCGCCGGAATGCTGCTCGGCTCGGTGGGCTCGCAGGTCGTGCAATCTGTCCGGATACCGGTGATCGTCGCCAGGCGGTCGTGA
- the crtI gene encoding phytoene desaturase family protein, translated as MRTIEGKTDRVVVVGAGLSGLSAALYLAGRGRQVTVVERGSVPGGRVGRADISGYRIDTGPTVLTMPGIIDEAMAAVGEKLTDHLELLPVHPAYQAMFADGSSLAVHTEPDAMFAEVERFSGRGEAEEYLRMRSWLTKLYETEFDGFIGANFDSPLSLLTPQLARLLALGGFRRWEKVIRKFLSDERLLRVFTFQALYAGVPPQSALAVYAVIAYMDTIAGVYFPRGGMRALPDAMAAAAAAAGVEFVYDSQVSDLEWSGSRVTAVRTQTGMRIPADSVVLTTELPDTYRLLGRTPRRLLKLRPAPSAVVAHVGCPAMGDDIGHHTIVFGDAWKQTFDDIINRGRVMGDPSLLVTRPTASDPTLAPPGRDLLYVLAPAPNTDVGQVDWDVTGSAYVEDMLGAVSSRLPQLGDDLEVLHVVTPADWGRQGMAAGTPFALAHTFAQTGPFRPANTVRGVDNVVLAGSSTVPGVGVPTAVLSGKLAADRITGVSVRHPEREVHR; from the coding sequence ATGCGCACCATCGAAGGAAAGACCGACCGGGTCGTCGTCGTCGGGGCGGGTTTGTCCGGTCTGTCCGCGGCGCTGTATCTGGCCGGGCGCGGACGCCAGGTCACCGTCGTCGAACGCGGCTCGGTGCCCGGCGGCCGGGTCGGACGCGCGGACATCTCCGGCTATCGCATCGACACCGGCCCCACGGTGCTGACCATGCCCGGCATCATCGACGAGGCGATGGCCGCGGTCGGCGAGAAGCTGACCGACCACCTCGAACTGCTACCGGTGCACCCGGCTTACCAGGCGATGTTCGCCGACGGTAGCTCCCTGGCGGTGCACACCGAACCCGACGCGATGTTCGCCGAGGTGGAACGGTTCTCCGGCCGTGGGGAGGCCGAGGAGTACCTGCGCATGCGCTCGTGGCTGACCAAGCTCTACGAGACCGAGTTCGACGGGTTCATCGGCGCCAACTTCGACTCACCGCTGTCGCTGCTGACGCCGCAACTGGCCCGACTGCTCGCCCTCGGCGGCTTCAGGCGCTGGGAGAAGGTGATCCGCAAGTTCCTGTCCGACGAGCGACTGCTGCGGGTGTTCACCTTCCAGGCGCTCTACGCCGGGGTGCCGCCGCAGAGCGCGCTGGCCGTGTACGCGGTCATCGCCTACATGGACACCATCGCCGGGGTGTACTTCCCGCGCGGCGGGATGCGGGCGCTTCCCGATGCGATGGCCGCCGCCGCTGCCGCCGCAGGAGTCGAATTCGTCTACGACTCCCAGGTTTCCGATCTCGAGTGGAGCGGCTCGCGGGTCACCGCGGTGCGCACCCAGACCGGCATGCGGATTCCCGCCGACTCAGTCGTGCTGACCACCGAGCTTCCCGACACCTACCGCCTGCTGGGTCGCACACCCCGCCGACTGCTGAAGCTCCGGCCGGCGCCGTCGGCAGTGGTGGCCCATGTCGGATGTCCGGCCATGGGTGACGACATCGGGCACCACACCATCGTTTTCGGCGACGCCTGGAAGCAGACCTTCGACGACATCATCAACCGCGGACGGGTCATGGGGGATCCGTCTCTGCTGGTGACCAGGCCCACGGCGAGCGACCCGACTCTGGCGCCACCCGGCCGCGATCTGCTCTACGTATTGGCCCCCGCGCCCAATACCGATGTGGGACAGGTTGATTGGGATGTCACCGGGTCGGCTTACGTCGAGGACATGCTCGGCGCCGTCTCCTCGCGACTCCCTCAACTCGGCGACGATCTCGAGGTGCTGCATGTGGTGACCCCCGCCGACTGGGGGCGCCAGGGCATGGCCGCGGGCACGCCATTCGCGTTGGCGCACACCTTCGCTCAGACCGGGCCGTTCCGGCCGGCCAACACCGTGCGCGGCGTGGACAACGTGGTTCTGGCCGGGTCCTCGACGGTGCCCGGAGTGGGTGTGCCCACCGCGGTGTTGTCCGGCAAGCTGGCCGCTGACCGCATCACCGGAGTATCTGTTCGCCATCCTGAACGTGAGGTTCACCGATGA
- a CDS encoding phytoene/squalene synthase family protein, which yields MIGSELDAAGLQDPKLRAAFRECKKINARYGKTFFLATRLLAPKQRPAVHALYGFARRADDILDDFDGRGSELRADQLQALSTRLFNALVENQPCDDDPTLTAVVHTARKYDIGWNLFDDFLTSMRMDLTVTDYPDRAALDRYMYGSAEVIGLQLLPILGTVGPREDAAPHAAALGKAFQLTNFIRDVDEDLTRGRVYLPADELAAHGVDRELLKWCQDNRRVEPRVRRALMDQHAAARQIYADAQPGIAELAPASRPCVAAASTLYSEILARIEEIDFEIFGRRATVGKGRRLAVAGSGLVRSWNARLRHGSN from the coding sequence ATGATTGGATCCGAGCTCGATGCAGCCGGTCTTCAGGACCCGAAACTGCGTGCGGCATTCCGCGAGTGCAAGAAGATCAACGCGCGCTACGGGAAGACCTTCTTTCTGGCCACCCGTCTGCTGGCACCCAAGCAGCGTCCTGCGGTGCACGCCCTCTACGGGTTCGCCCGGCGTGCCGACGACATCCTCGACGATTTCGACGGCAGGGGCAGCGAGCTGCGTGCCGACCAACTGCAGGCACTGTCCACCAGGCTGTTCAACGCCCTGGTCGAGAACCAGCCGTGCGACGACGACCCCACGCTGACCGCGGTGGTGCACACGGCGCGCAAGTACGACATCGGCTGGAATCTGTTCGATGACTTCCTGACGTCGATGCGCATGGACCTGACGGTCACCGACTACCCGGATCGTGCGGCGCTGGACCGGTACATGTACGGATCGGCAGAGGTCATCGGGCTTCAGCTGCTGCCGATACTGGGCACCGTCGGACCGCGGGAAGACGCCGCACCGCACGCGGCAGCGCTCGGAAAGGCTTTCCAGCTCACCAACTTCATCAGGGACGTCGACGAGGATCTCACCCGCGGCAGGGTGTATCTGCCGGCCGACGAACTCGCCGCCCACGGTGTCGACCGCGAGCTTCTGAAGTGGTGTCAGGACAACAGGCGCGTGGAACCGCGGGTGCGTCGCGCCCTGATGGATCAGCACGCTGCGGCGCGTCAGATCTACGCCGACGCACAGCCGGGTATCGCCGAACTGGCGCCGGCGTCTCGCCCGTGCGTCGCTGCGGCGTCGACCCTGTACTCAGAGATCCTGGCGCGCATCGAGGAGATCGACTTCGAGATCTTCGGTCGGCGCGCCACGGTAGGCAAGGGCCGTCGACTCGCCGTCGCCGGCAGCGGTCTCGTGCGGTCGTGGAACGCCCGGCTACGACACGGGAGTAACTGA
- a CDS encoding MMPL family transporter yields the protein MLNRITVLALTAPRRVLAVTALLMVLAGVFAVPVTKSLSAGGFQDPAAESTRATQLLTDEFGQPNTQLILMVSAPDGVQSPAARAAAADIAERLGGASAVTGVVSAWTAPPPAAGGLISVDGTSGLIVAGIAGEEKEAPQRAQALADEVVADVQSRHRDVTVQAGGAAMVFAQINSQTGRDVLVMEAIAIPLSFAVLVWVFGGLLAAALPVAVGAVAIVGSLAILRLISLSTDVSIFALNLSTALGLALAIDYTLLIISRYREEISSGAEPDEALTTTMRTAGRTVIFSATTVALSLAAMVLFPMYFLKSFAYAGIATVALCAVAALVVTPAAIVLLGTRLDAYDVRRSIRRRRGRGEPTPTPVRQLFWYRWATAVMRRAVPVGLAGSAVLLVAGLPFLGIEWGFPDDRVLPATASSHQVGDRMREGFADDSATAVTVVIPDSRGLTEPDVEQYAARLSMVADVGPVSAPTGTFAGGTKVGPPAAPAGISDGSAFLTVSSSAPLFSPASDEQLDRLHEVPTPGDRAVEFTGMAQVNRDSVAAITSRVPLVLGVIAVVTFVLLFLLTGSVVMPIKALVLNVLSLTAAFGALVWIFQDGHLGAFGTTPTGTLVATMPILLFCIAFGLSMDYEVFLLARIREYWLASERTRADIDDSVALGLARTGRVITAAALIMSISFAALIAAQVSFMRMFGVGLTLAILVDATLVRLILVPAFMRILGRWNWWSPTPLVTLHYRIGIQEVAPSRGKHWSKR from the coding sequence GTGCTGAACCGGATCACCGTGCTGGCCTTGACTGCACCCCGTCGCGTGCTGGCTGTCACCGCGTTGTTGATGGTCCTCGCCGGGGTGTTCGCCGTGCCGGTCACCAAGAGCCTGTCGGCCGGCGGGTTCCAGGATCCCGCCGCCGAGTCGACCCGGGCGACCCAACTGCTCACCGACGAGTTCGGTCAGCCGAACACGCAGCTGATCCTGATGGTCAGCGCGCCCGACGGCGTCCAGAGCCCGGCGGCGCGCGCCGCCGCGGCCGACATCGCCGAGCGCCTCGGCGGTGCGTCGGCGGTGACGGGCGTGGTATCGGCATGGACGGCGCCACCGCCGGCCGCAGGCGGACTCATCAGCGTCGACGGCACGTCCGGACTGATCGTCGCCGGGATCGCCGGGGAAGAGAAGGAGGCGCCACAGCGGGCGCAGGCCCTTGCCGACGAGGTGGTCGCGGATGTCCAGAGCCGGCATCGCGATGTCACCGTGCAGGCGGGCGGTGCGGCGATGGTGTTCGCACAGATCAACTCGCAGACCGGGCGCGACGTGCTGGTGATGGAGGCGATCGCGATCCCACTCAGCTTCGCCGTGCTGGTCTGGGTCTTCGGTGGTCTGCTCGCCGCGGCACTGCCGGTGGCGGTGGGTGCTGTGGCGATCGTCGGCTCTCTGGCGATCCTGCGGCTGATCTCGCTGAGCACCGATGTCTCGATCTTTGCGCTGAACCTGTCTACTGCACTGGGCCTGGCCCTGGCCATCGACTACACGCTGCTGATCATCAGCCGCTACCGCGAGGAGATCTCCTCCGGCGCCGAACCCGACGAGGCGTTGACCACCACGATGCGCACCGCCGGGCGCACCGTGATCTTCTCGGCGACGACGGTGGCGTTGTCGTTGGCCGCGATGGTCCTTTTCCCGATGTATTTCCTCAAGTCGTTCGCCTACGCCGGCATCGCCACCGTTGCGCTGTGCGCGGTGGCCGCGCTGGTGGTCACCCCGGCCGCGATCGTGCTGCTCGGCACCCGCCTCGACGCCTACGACGTGCGCCGCAGCATCCGTCGTCGACGTGGCCGCGGTGAGCCGACGCCCACCCCGGTGCGGCAACTGTTCTGGTACCGGTGGGCGACCGCGGTGATGCGGCGGGCGGTGCCCGTCGGTCTTGCCGGTTCGGCAGTGCTGCTTGTCGCCGGCCTGCCGTTCCTGGGCATCGAGTGGGGTTTCCCCGACGATCGGGTGCTCCCGGCGACCGCTTCGTCGCACCAGGTCGGTGACCGGATGCGCGAGGGCTTCGCCGACGACTCCGCGACCGCGGTGACCGTGGTGATACCCGACTCCCGGGGCCTGACCGAACCCGACGTCGAGCAGTACGCCGCTCGGCTGTCCATGGTGGCTGATGTGGGGCCGGTCAGCGCGCCCACCGGCACCTTCGCCGGCGGCACGAAGGTCGGCCCACCGGCGGCCCCCGCGGGGATATCCGACGGTAGCGCCTTTCTGACCGTCAGCAGCAGCGCTCCGCTGTTCTCGCCGGCATCCGACGAGCAACTCGACCGGCTGCACGAGGTGCCCACGCCGGGGGACCGTGCCGTGGAGTTCACCGGGATGGCCCAGGTCAACCGCGACAGCGTCGCGGCGATCACCTCACGGGTACCGCTGGTGCTCGGCGTGATCGCGGTGGTCACTTTCGTGCTGCTGTTCCTGCTGACCGGTAGCGTCGTCATGCCGATCAAAGCGCTTGTCCTGAACGTTCTTTCGTTGACCGCCGCGTTCGGTGCGCTGGTGTGGATCTTCCAGGACGGTCACCTGGGGGCCTTCGGGACCACGCCCACGGGCACGCTGGTCGCGACGATGCCCATCCTGTTGTTCTGTATCGCGTTCGGATTGTCGATGGACTACGAGGTCTTCCTGCTCGCCCGCATCCGTGAGTACTGGCTGGCCAGCGAGCGCACCCGCGCCGATATCGACGACAGCGTGGCCCTCGGACTGGCCCGCACCGGACGGGTCATCACGGCCGCCGCCCTGATCATGTCGATCTCGTTCGCAGCGTTGATCGCCGCGCAGGTCTCGTTCATGCGGATGTTCGGCGTCGGTCTGACGCTGGCGATTCTGGTCGACGCCACCCTGGTCCGGCTGATCCTGGTGCCGGCCTTCATGCGCATCCTCGGCCGGTGGAACTGGTGGTCCCCGACGCCGCTGGTGACTCTGCACTACCGTATCGGCATCCAGGAGGTCGCCCCCTCCCGGGGAAAGCACTGGTCAAAGCGATGA
- a CDS encoding polyprenyl synthetase family protein: MHWRDEIRVAVRSHLTDFVAGECRTDLGAARVGVANEVLSGFVDGGKCVRSTFMYLGWLCGAGQDDSALRASASLELFHAFALMQDDVMDESALRRGRPAAHVMFSTWHRDRALTGASARFGESAAVLLGDLCLVWAGKMLRESGIGAEALARVWPRYDDMRIELAVGQFADLVNDAHTFPTLDEVLDVLRRKSGNYTVRRPLEIGAAMSGCPDEVIDALGGYGAAIGEAFQLRDDLLGVFGSTTLTGKSVGTDLAAQKATSVIVAAHQLADAGLRRQLSELMSTPDLNSADAERWRTLISASGAVQWIEQLIDQRLNRALAHLDSVELPEAARSALEDMAVICTERAA, encoded by the coding sequence GTGCACTGGCGCGACGAGATCCGGGTCGCGGTGCGGTCCCATCTCACCGACTTCGTGGCGGGCGAGTGTCGCACCGACCTGGGCGCCGCCCGCGTCGGCGTCGCGAACGAGGTGTTGTCGGGCTTTGTCGACGGCGGCAAATGTGTGCGGTCGACGTTCATGTACCTGGGCTGGCTGTGTGGTGCGGGACAAGACGATTCGGCGCTGCGCGCATCGGCGAGCCTGGAGCTGTTCCACGCCTTCGCTCTTATGCAGGATGACGTCATGGACGAATCGGCGTTACGCCGGGGTCGCCCCGCCGCGCACGTGATGTTCAGCACCTGGCACCGCGACCGCGCGCTGACGGGTGCTTCAGCCCGTTTCGGCGAGTCGGCGGCGGTGCTGCTCGGCGATCTCTGCCTGGTGTGGGCCGGAAAGATGCTCCGCGAGAGCGGGATCGGCGCCGAAGCTCTCGCGCGAGTCTGGCCCCGGTATGACGACATGCGCATCGAGCTGGCCGTCGGCCAGTTCGCCGACCTGGTGAACGACGCGCACACCTTCCCGACACTCGACGAGGTGCTCGATGTGCTGAGGCGGAAGTCCGGCAATTACACCGTGCGCCGGCCGCTGGAGATCGGTGCAGCGATGTCGGGCTGTCCGGACGAGGTGATCGACGCCCTCGGCGGGTACGGCGCGGCCATCGGCGAGGCCTTTCAGTTGCGCGACGACCTGCTGGGTGTGTTCGGGTCGACCACCTTGACAGGCAAGTCGGTCGGCACCGACCTGGCAGCCCAGAAGGCGACCAGCGTCATCGTCGCCGCGCACCAGCTCGCCGACGCCGGGCTGCGTCGCCAGCTCTCCGAACTGATGAGCACGCCCGACCTCAACAGCGCCGACGCCGAGCGGTGGCGGACGCTGATCTCGGCCAGCGGCGCGGTCCAGTGGATCGAGCAGCTCATCGACCAGCGCCTGAACCGAGCGCTGGCACATCTCGACTCGGTCGAGCTTCCCGAAGCGGCCCGTTCAGCACTCGAGGACATGGCCGTCATCTGTACCGAAAGGGCCGCGTGA
- a CDS encoding DUF5914 domain-containing protein encodes MSKFADLRERAAKAWPFQTLAPSDWSAQAPTYADANPAVIGAALSRAQRRPSGNWFPFAASSQIAAKAWGTTVGGVQLVAWRAADGGLRVAPRACPHLGADLATAPVECGTLVCPWHGLRLSDQRHGRWRPFPSYDDGVLCWVRLDAVGNETPTEAPIIPVRPPAPRLAAVTRVEGVCEPRDVVANRLDPWHGAWFHPYSFTRLEVLSAPAIDADLPDESDRFVVAVTFRIGRLGVPVIAEFTTPGPRTVVMRIIDGEGQGSVVETHATPLSPGRDGLPRTAVVEATIAHSDRRHFDKAMLVAPAIRSLMGIAATRLWRDDLVYAERLYELRS; translated from the coding sequence ATGAGCAAGTTCGCGGATCTGCGTGAGCGCGCGGCCAAGGCGTGGCCGTTCCAGACGCTCGCACCGTCGGACTGGTCCGCGCAGGCACCCACCTACGCCGACGCCAATCCAGCGGTGATCGGGGCGGCGCTCTCCCGCGCGCAGCGCCGGCCGAGCGGTAACTGGTTCCCGTTCGCGGCCAGCTCGCAGATCGCCGCCAAGGCCTGGGGCACCACCGTCGGCGGGGTCCAACTCGTGGCCTGGCGCGCGGCCGACGGAGGGTTGCGGGTGGCGCCGCGGGCGTGTCCGCATCTGGGCGCGGACCTGGCGACCGCGCCGGTGGAATGCGGAACCCTGGTGTGCCCGTGGCACGGTCTGCGCCTTTCCGACCAGCGTCACGGCAGGTGGCGCCCCTTCCCGTCCTACGACGACGGCGTGTTGTGCTGGGTGCGACTCGACGCCGTCGGCAACGAGACGCCCACCGAGGCGCCGATCATCCCCGTCCGGCCGCCGGCACCCCGACTGGCAGCCGTCACACGGGTCGAAGGTGTCTGTGAACCTCGTGATGTCGTCGCCAACCGGCTGGATCCATGGCACGGCGCCTGGTTCCATCCGTACTCGTTCACCCGACTCGAGGTGCTCAGTGCGCCGGCAATCGATGCAGACCTTCCCGACGAATCCGATCGCTTCGTCGTCGCCGTGACCTTCCGCATCGGCAGGCTGGGAGTACCGGTCATCGCCGAGTTCACCACGCCCGGCCCACGCACAGTCGTCATGCGCATCATCGACGGCGAGGGCCAGGGCAGCGTGGTGGAGACACACGCCACCCCGCTGAGCCCGGGGCGGGACGGCTTGCCCAGGACCGCCGTCGTGGAGGCCACCATCGCGCACTCGGATCGACGCCATTTCGACAAGGCGATGTTGGTCGCCCCGGCGATCAGATCACTGATGGGGATCGCGGCGACCCGACTGTGGCGTGACGATCTGGTCTATGCCGAGCGTCTCTACGAGCTGAGGTCCTGA